The DNA window CCCCTTCTTTTCTGGATCTGATTTTCGATCCTGAAGGCCAGGAGAAGGCAACGGCAGCTGCAGGCAGCCAGTCCCGTCCAGCCGATGTCGGCTTTGCAAACTAGGCAAACCTGGAGAATCCCATGAGAATTCTGGAACGGCGCGAACCGGACAATAAAAAGACCGATGTGAGTGACCACGAAGGTCTTAAGGCGGCGATGCACGGCTTTGTTATCGACCGAATCGAAGATGACAAGATCATCTACGACGATAACCAGAAAAAGCTGGAAGATGCGATTTCGTCCTACATCCGCCAGTACTGCCGAATTTATGAGATCAATATTGGTCGCGAGCAATTCGCAACGCTGGAAAAAGAACTACTTGATGAGATTGTCGGCTTCGGTCCTCTACAAACCCTGCTGGAGGATCCGACCATCAATGACATTCTGATCAATGGTCCGCGAAAAATTTACATCGAGCGTGGCGGGGTTTTGGAACGCGCAGACATGCGTTTTCTCGACAACCGTCATGTTCTGCGCGTTATTCGCCGGATGATTTCCCCCCTGGGTCGCCGTATCGACGAATCGAGCCCCATCGTGGACGGTCGCCTGGCTGATGGTAGCCGTATCAATGCCATTGTGCCCCCGCTGGCCTTGGACGGTCCCTGCCTTTCCATCCGGAAATTTCGTAAAGACCCGCTGACGGCAGAAGAATTATTGGCCGGCGGCTCTATCACCAAAGAGGTCTTGGATTACCTCACCAACGCCGTCAAA is part of the Spongiibacter taiwanensis genome and encodes:
- a CDS encoding CpaF family protein is translated as MRILERREPDNKKTDVSDHEGLKAAMHGFVIDRIEDDKIIYDDNQKKLEDAISSYIRQYCRIYEINIGREQFATLEKELLDEIVGFGPLQTLLEDPTINDILINGPRKIYIERGGVLERADMRFLDNRHVLRVIRRMISPLGRRIDESSPIVDGRLADGSRINAIVPPLALDGPCLSIRKFRKDPLTAEELLAGGSITKEVLDYLTNAVKSRRNMLISGATGSGKTTLLNILSQYIPLTERIVTIEDAAELQLRNDHVVRLETRPENNEGVGEVSARELVKNALRMRPDRIIVGESRGGEVLDVLQAMNTGHSGSMSTVHANSAADAMTRLEMMVGMSGFKGSSDLILKMIGSALDLIVQIGRKPDGHRCVLQVAELRMVDREVKLHPLFTYDDTSKTLRAVDTKVVPLLDDEVTG